In Anser cygnoides isolate HZ-2024a breed goose chromosome Z, Taihu_goose_T2T_genome, whole genome shotgun sequence, a genomic segment contains:
- the LOC136789127 gene encoding uncharacterized protein, translating to MVDSSFFLIPGLMLLLAGISLLSRGRDRQGDGRLRRSCGRRQRQPPVPKPGGKRRYRSVTVDHIVHESIIRPDGGLPHRGVQLTRPLKLPMAPPAVPDMVKVAAGQAAGRAAMPRKDDRGISGREDRLLSSINTSGSVEKASDSSRRNKQPHGLTALKRSITETQDRRAGDRDKELHSEVSSSSQPPQMDCIVRESILRPDGGLPYMSGLLLRPPAQPRAEPAVLSPENTIRKSFFHKDEEQTRREKEFLRPHRLSMASSAVPGMAKVAAGPTARPPTIQRNAGHGMTVKKHKLESSTDTDRSMGKPSGLSTENQCPKGLRARKISKMEIQDYMEGKRKQGPHSGISSSSQPPQMDCIVRESILRPDGGLPQRKGEFLKPFGLPMLSSAFPSWAKREKGLPLPQAKRRDGRSAPGRHTDCALSPKECTGKLGGLPMKQQQPRTDIWGSTQCNNSEPSARWMIVHERLLDPQEGRCQWKEVSKGRLPQDDLSQPPFELSTALPVLPSPANGIMHKDQGCQTDYVIILDPFVTDVRNGKEPDTAAPLRIKKLQLKEEHRSKLSEHITKKCREVQLQRFPGPVQRSTEKMHRALPKNACAGAGALPPRSPCVRFIKHKPLLHPDQVKQRRLGASIACPAASRTPRSRPVPVFFHSPEATFMPEEQREALELHIRAKKLQILERRLGTKHPSQSAVPQEEGGRAALRTSALPSMPCKVAKTSSTSWNQGSHQADSAEAVHKSKWQNLRALYSAL from the exons ATGGTCGacagcagctttttcctcatccccGGCCTCATGCTTTTGCTGGCCGGGAtctccctgctctccagggGTCGAGACCGACAG GGTGACGGCCGACTCCGGCGAAGTTGTGGACGGCGGCAGCGGCAACCACCGGTACCAAAGCCAG GCGGCAAGAGGCGTTACCGGTCAGTTACTGTGGACCACATCGTACATGAGTCCATCATTCGCCCAGACGGGGGGCTGCCTCACAGAGGGGTGCAGCTCACTCGCCCTCTCAAATTGCCCATGGCCCCCCCAGCTGTTCCTGATATGGTTAAAGTGGCtgcaggacaagcagcaggACGAGCTGCAATGCCAAGGAAAGATGATCGTGGCATCTCTGGAAGAGAAGACAGATTGCTCTCTTCTATCAACACCAGCGGAAGTGTGGAAAAAGCAAGTGATTCCTCCAGAAGGAACAAGCAACCGCATGGCCTGACAGCCCTCAAACGTTCAATAACCGAGACTCAGGATCGTAGGGCAGGAGACAGGGACAAAGAGTTGCACTCTGAGGtgagctcctccagccagccaccACAAATGGACTGCATTGTGCGTGAGAGCATTCTCCGCCCGGATGGAGGGCTGCCTTACATGAGTGGATTGTTACTGCGGCCTCCTGCACAGCCCAGGGCAGAACCAGCCGTACTGAGCCCTGAGAACACCATCCGCAAGAGCTTCTTTCATAAGGATGAGGAGCagacaagaagagaaaaggaattcCTGCGGCCTCACAGATTGTCCATGGCTTCTTCAGCTGTTCCTGGCATGGCCAAAGTGGCTGCAGGACCAACAGCAAGACCACCTACAATCCAGAGAAATGCTGGTCATGGCATGACTgtgaaaaaacacaaattagaGTCTTCCACTGACACCGACAGAAGCATGGGGAAACCAAGTGGGCTCTCCACAGAGAACCAGTGCCCAAAGGGCTTGAGGGCACGCAAAATATCTAAGATGGAGATTCAGGATTAcatggaaggaaagaggaagcaagGGCCACACTCTGGGatcagctcctccagccagccaccACAAATGGACTGCATTGTCCGGGAGAGCATTCTCCGCCCTGATGGAGGGCTGCCTCAGAGGAAGGGGGAGTTCCTGAAGCCTTTTGGGTTGCCCATGCTCTCTTCAGCATTTCCCAGCTGGGCCAAGAGGGAAAAAGGACTACCTTTGCCCCAGGCAAAGAGAAGAGATGGCAGGTCTGCACCTGGCAGGCACAcagactgtgctcttagtccCAAGGAATGCACAGGGAAACTGGGCGGGCTCCCCATGAAACAGCAGCAACCCAGGACTGACATTTGGGGCTCCACGCAATGCAATAACAGTGAGCCATCTGCAAGGTGGATGATTGTTCATGAGAGGTTACTTGACCCACAAGAGGGACGATGTCAGTGGAAGGAGGTGTCCAAGGGGCGACTTCCACAGGATGACCTGTCCCAGCCACCTTTTGAACTGTCCACGGCCCTTCCAGTGCTTCCCAGCCCGGCCAACGGAATTATGCATAAAGACCAGGGCTGCCAAACTGACTATGTTATCATCCTGGATCCGTTTGTGACGGATGTCAGGAATGGGAAAGAGCCCGACACTGCAGCGCCTCTCAGGATcaagaagctgcagctgaaggaagagcaCCGCAGCAAGCTCAGTGAGCACATAACAAAGAAGTGCCGGGAAGTACAGCTGCAACGCTTCCCTGGGCCAGTGCAGAGGTCCACTGAAAAGATGCATCGAGCACTGCCCAAAAATGCCTGTGCTGGGGCCGGAGCCTTACCACCACGAAGTCCCTGTGTCCGCTTCATCAAGCACAAGCCCCTCCTCCATCCAGACCAGGTCAAGCAGAGGAGGCTTGGGGCATCCATTGCCTGCCCAGCGGCCTCGAGGACACCACGCTCCCGCCCCGTGCCTGTCTTTTTCCACAGCCCTGAGGCCACGTTTATGCCTGAGGAGCAGcgtgaggccctggagctgcacaTTCGTGCCAAGAAGCTGCAGATCCTTGAGAGACGTCTGGGCACGAAGCATCCATCCCAGTCAGCTGTGCCCCAGGAGGAGGGTGGCAGGGCAGCCCTAAGGACCAGCGCCCTGCCCAGCATGCCCTGCAAAGTTGCAAAGACATCGAGCACCTCGTGGAACCAGGGATCCCACCAGGCAGACTCTGCTGAGGCGGTGCACAAGAGCAAGTGGCAGAACCTGCGGGCACTCTACTCTGCCCTGTAG